The region CGTACTTAAAGTACGTGACCGAGCAGAACGAAGCAGCTCGGGCGAAGATACGGTAAAAACTACTTAGATGTAGAAAGTTTCGGATTTGGTATAGATTCGTTCGAGGCGTGTGAGTGGAGCGAAGGAGCTTACTCAAAGTAAGTGACCGAGTGCAACGAAGCGACTCGGACGAAGATGTGCCGAAGCCGAAACTTTATACCTTGGCTTCTTCGCGGCGTTGCAGATACTCCCACTTCTCATTGATCTCTTTCTGGATCCGATCGATCACGTGCCGGTTCTCCGGCTTGAAGAGGTGCTTGTAGCGTCCCTGGGCCGCCAGGTACTCCTCGACCGGGATGACGTTTTTGGGTCGGTAGAGAATGTTGAGCTCGGTCCCGTTGATGATCTCATAGATGGGGAACATCAGTGTGTCGGTCGCCAGGTCGGTGATGTGGATCGTATCTTTGGGGTTGAACTTCCACTCGGTGGTACAGGCGCTGACGGTGTTGATGAAACAGGGCCCTTCGGTCTCGAGGGCTTTTTGGAAACCTTTGGCCATGATCTTCCACTTGTTGGGAGCCAGCTGGGCGACATAGGGGGCTCCGTGTGCAGCCATGATGGCGACCATATCTTTTTTCTTCTGCTTCTTCCCGTAGCTGACCCGGCCCGCCTGGGCGGTCGACGTATGGGCACCGATCGGAGTCGAAGAGGAGCGCTGGCCGCCGGTATTGGCATAGTTTTCATTGTCGAGGCAAATGTAGGTAAAGTCATGGCCACGCTCGACTGCACCGGAGAGCCACTGGAATCCGATGTCGTAGGTCGCACCGTCCCCGCCAAACGCGACGAACTTGACGGGAGCATCGGGATCTTTGAGGGTCCCTTTGCGCTTGCGGGCCTTGTACATCGCTTCGGCACCCGAAGCGGCGGAGGCAGCGTTCTCGAATCCGATGTGGATCCAGGAGGTATCCCAGGAGGTGTAGGGATAGACCGCCGTACAGACTTCGAGGCATCCGGTGGCGCTTGCGATCACCAGGTTGTCGTCGGTAGCGTTCATCAGTTCCCGAACGATCATCGAGTGGGCACAGCCGGGACAGAGGAGATGCGCTCCTTCGAAGCGCTCGTTGGCGGTGGAAAATTCTTTCAGGTTTTTAATGGATTGCAATGCCATTTCAGCTCCTTTTCATCTCATAAAATCCCAGCTTGGGTCCGCGCAGACCGCTGAACTGCTGTACGGGTGTTGTAATGTATCCGACATCGGCATTGGCCTTCTGCTCTCTGAAGATCCGCTTGGCTTCTTCGACGGAGAAGTCCCGGCCTCCGAGTCCGTAGATAAAGTTGGTCACCATCGGGCGCTGATCGGCGGGGATGGTCGCCAAGGCTCCGCAGGTTTCGTTATAGAGGGCACCCATGGCTCCCATAGGGCAGGAGCGGTCGAGGGCTGCGACGCATTTCAGTCCCGCCAGGCTCTCTCTGAGCTCTTCGAAGGGGAAGGGGCGGATACAGCGGGGAGCGACGACCCCTGCCTTGATCCCCTCCTCTTCCCGCAGTTGCTTGGCGGCAAGAATGGAAGTTTCGACGGTACTGCCCAGGGCGAGGATCGCCACTTCGGCATCTTCCATCATATAGGTTTCCAGACGCTTGTATTTCCGTCCGGTCTTCTTCTCGAACTCGTCGAAGACCCGGTCGATCACCGTATAGGAATCCATCAGCGCGCGGTGCTGCTTCGCTTTATGCTCGTAGTGCCAATCCTCCTCGGTCTGGGCTCCGTAGGTGACGGGCTTGGAGAAGTCGAGCATCTCTTCGACGGGCTTATAGTCACCGACAAAAGCGTAGGCTTCGTCGTCGCTGAGAGGATGTATATTCTGGGCAGTGTGGGAAGTGACAAAGCCGTCTTGATGGACCATCACCGGCAGGCGGACATTGATGTCTTCGCCGATTTTGAAAGCGCAGAGGTTCAGGTCGTAAGCCTCCTGGGCATTGAAGGCATCGAGCTGGACCCAGCCGCTGTCGCGTCCCAGATACATATCGCCGTGATCACCCCGGACGTTCAGCGGAGAAGCCAGAGCCCGGTTGACGACATTGAGGACGATGGGCAGGCGCATTCCGGATGCCTGGTAAAGCACCTCGACCATCAGCATATATCCCTGAGACGATGTGGCGGTCGCGACCCGTCCTCCGGCAGCGGCGGCACCGACGCAGGTAGACATCGCGCCGTGCTCCGATTCGACCATGACATATTCACCGTCGATATACCCGTTGGCGACGAAGGCTCCATAGGTTTCCACGATCGGGGTGGAGGGGGTGATGGGATAGGCGGCGACCACATCCACCTGGGCTTGCCGCAGCGCCTGGGCGGCGGCGTAGTTTCCGTCCCAGACTTCGACTTCATTCAGTTGCATTTTCTCAGCCATGACAATCCTTTACTTTTTCTCTTTCTTTTTCTTCTCGGGCCACTGGGAGAGGGCACTCTCCAGATCCTCCGCTTCGGCAAACATCAGCAGGGACTTGGGGTTGGTGGGGCAGACTTCGACACAGACGCCGCACCCTTTGCAGTGATCGTAATCGATTCCCAGCATCTGCTTGTCCCGGGAGATGATGGAGGTATCGGGGCACCAGACCCAGCAGTTTTGGCAGTCGATGCAGATATCCCGGTTGTAGACCGGCTTGATCACCCGCCAGGAGGCGACGGTCGCCGTATAGCTGCTGAAATCGCTGTAGGGGCGCTCTTCAGGACGGATATGCGCCACATTTTCCACTTCCTGTTCGAAGGAGTTGAGGACGACCCCGTGGGTCACTTCATCCCAGCCTACCAGCTCTTCGGCACCCAGTTCCCGGATACCGCGTTTGTCGGTTGCCAATACACCTTTCATGTCGATCCTTTCTTATTTCACTTCGTTGTAGGCACGGGTGATCGCGCGCATGTTCCCGTCGATGATCTTCTGGGGGAATTTGGCAAGAACCCGTTTCATCGCATCCAGGAAAAAGTCGAGCTCGAACATCCCGGAGACTTTGACCCAGGCACCCAGCATCGGGGCATTGGGGATGGCACGCCCGATCTCATCCATGGAGATCTGCATGCAGTCGACCACATGGACACGATCTTTTTTATCCTGAAGCTCGGGGATCTGGGCGATCAGCTCCTCTTTGCTCATATGGGTCGTGATGACATACTGTGTCTCGGGCTTGTCGTTTTCGGTGATGTTGTCGGTAAAGGCAAGCGCCGGGTCGATGACCAGAACATAGTCGGGGCGCATGAATTTTTCATGGTTGATGATCGGCTCATCGTCGATCCGGTTGTAGGCGCGCATCGCCGCCCCCCGCTTGGCGGAACCGTAAAGGGCGAAGGCTTGAACCTCTTTGCCGGTCGTGGAGACGACGTCTCCCAAACCCTTGGCACCGGTCACGGCTCCCTGTCCGGCACGGGAATGCCATCTGATCTCTATCATAAATCCTCCTCGAACTTGGAAATTGAACCTAT is a window of Nitratifractor salsuginis DSM 16511 DNA encoding:
- a CDS encoding thiamine pyrophosphate-dependent enzyme yields the protein MALQSIKNLKEFSTANERFEGAHLLCPGCAHSMIVRELMNATDDNLVIASATGCLEVCTAVYPYTSWDTSWIHIGFENAASAASGAEAMYKARKRKGTLKDPDAPVKFVAFGGDGATYDIGFQWLSGAVERGHDFTYICLDNENYANTGGQRSSSTPIGAHTSTAQAGRVSYGKKQKKKDMVAIMAAHGAPYVAQLAPNKWKIMAKGFQKALETEGPCFINTVSACTTEWKFNPKDTIHITDLATDTLMFPIYEIINGTELNILYRPKNVIPVEEYLAAQGRYKHLFKPENRHVIDRIQKEINEKWEYLQRREEAKV
- a CDS encoding 2-oxoacid:ferredoxin oxidoreductase subunit alpha, whose product is MAEKMQLNEVEVWDGNYAAAQALRQAQVDVVAAYPITPSTPIVETYGAFVANGYIDGEYVMVESEHGAMSTCVGAAAAGGRVATATSSQGYMLMVEVLYQASGMRLPIVLNVVNRALASPLNVRGDHGDMYLGRDSGWVQLDAFNAQEAYDLNLCAFKIGEDINVRLPVMVHQDGFVTSHTAQNIHPLSDDEAYAFVGDYKPVEEMLDFSKPVTYGAQTEEDWHYEHKAKQHRALMDSYTVIDRVFDEFEKKTGRKYKRLETYMMEDAEVAILALGSTVETSILAAKQLREEEGIKAGVVAPRCIRPFPFEELRESLAGLKCVAALDRSCPMGAMGALYNETCGALATIPADQRPMVTNFIYGLGGRDFSVEEAKRIFREQKANADVGYITTPVQQFSGLRGPKLGFYEMKRS
- a CDS encoding 4Fe-4S dicluster domain-containing protein, which translates into the protein MVGWDEVTHGVVLNSFEQEVENVAHIRPEERPYSDFSSYTATVASWRVIKPVYNRDICIDCQNCWVWCPDTSIISRDKQMLGIDYDHCKGCGVCVEVCPTNPKSLLMFAEAEDLESALSQWPEKKKKEKK
- a CDS encoding pyruvate flavodoxin oxidoreductase subunit gamma, yielding MIEIRWHSRAGQGAVTGAKGLGDVVSTTGKEVQAFALYGSAKRGAAMRAYNRIDDEPIINHEKFMRPDYVLVIDPALAFTDNITENDKPETQYVITTHMSKEELIAQIPELQDKKDRVHVVDCMQISMDEIGRAIPNAPMLGAWVKVSGMFELDFFLDAMKRVLAKFPQKIIDGNMRAITRAYNEVK